A genomic window from Candidatus Pelagisphaera phototrophica includes:
- a CDS encoding spermine synthase — MKPNVTLAETMTPNGARMTLVEHDGSFCIRVNGQQLMHSKVTTSEIKLGTLGCERHSAEDLQPKVLIGGLGLGFTLKSVLQTAGPTATVHVVELFPEIVEWNRTFMAGLNGDALKDERVKVLTEDVRSVISRSVQTPYDVIALDIDNNTTAMVKVENHLLYKKGGVQQIWEALRPGGRAAIWFATADVAIERLLKKVGFNVQAIPAKLCGSSKRETYMIYVADKPLAAAMETK, encoded by the coding sequence ATGAAGCCCAATGTAACGCTCGCTGAAACCATGACGCCCAACGGCGCCCGGATGACCCTCGTCGAGCACGACGGCAGCTTTTGTATTCGGGTGAACGGCCAGCAGCTCATGCATTCCAAGGTAACGACCTCCGAGATCAAGCTTGGTACTCTTGGTTGCGAACGGCATTCGGCGGAAGATCTTCAGCCCAAAGTACTGATCGGCGGACTCGGCTTGGGGTTTACCTTGAAAAGTGTCCTTCAAACGGCCGGGCCAACGGCGACGGTTCACGTCGTCGAACTATTTCCAGAGATTGTAGAGTGGAACCGCACTTTTATGGCCGGTCTCAATGGCGACGCCCTCAAAGACGAACGCGTGAAAGTACTCACGGAAGATGTACGCTCCGTGATATCGCGCTCGGTGCAGACGCCTTATGATGTCATCGCACTCGATATCGACAACAACACAACGGCCATGGTGAAGGTTGAAAATCATCTGCTCTATAAGAAAGGTGGGGTGCAACAAATCTGGGAAGCGCTGCGCCCCGGCGGCCGTGCGGCGATCTGGTTCGCAACCGCCGATGTCGCGATTGAACGACTCCTGAAGAAGGTGGGCTTTAACGTTCAAGCAATCCCGGCCAAGCTCTGCGGATCCTCCAAGCGTGAAACCTACATGATCTACGTCGCCGACAAGCCACTGGCAGCAGCGATGGAGACGAAATAA
- the map gene encoding type I methionyl aminopeptidase yields the protein MIVRNAQQMKSIREAAQVAATVLDKMCALVTPGMNTYDLDQAGRRFIDELEAESACYKYQVGSRIYPAYTCLSVNDEVVHGIGSLDRVLREGDIISVDVCTRYNGYIGDNCRTMPVARVAPDVQRLLDVTEASMYEGIKAARLGNRVGKISHAVQRVVEKGGFSVIRDFVGHGVGRNLHEEPQIPNFGKPGNGPKLREGCVVCIEPMVNMGKYSVKMASDGWTALSADGSRSAHFEHTVIINKDGPEILSVPLGKEVPALV from the coding sequence ATGATTGTCAGGAATGCGCAACAGATGAAATCGATACGCGAGGCGGCACAGGTCGCCGCAACCGTATTGGACAAAATGTGTGCGCTTGTAACTCCGGGTATGAACACCTATGACCTAGATCAGGCGGGGCGTCGCTTTATCGATGAACTGGAAGCTGAGAGCGCTTGCTACAAGTACCAAGTCGGCTCGCGGATTTATCCCGCCTACACTTGTCTGTCAGTAAACGACGAGGTCGTCCATGGCATCGGAAGTCTCGACCGCGTATTGCGCGAAGGCGATATCATTAGCGTCGACGTCTGCACGCGGTACAACGGATACATCGGCGACAATTGCCGTACGATGCCGGTAGCTCGCGTCGCTCCCGATGTGCAACGACTCCTCGACGTTACCGAAGCTTCGATGTACGAAGGAATCAAAGCGGCTCGTCTCGGTAATCGTGTGGGCAAGATTTCCCATGCGGTGCAACGAGTGGTTGAGAAGGGCGGTTTTTCGGTGATCCGAGATTTCGTGGGACACGGTGTAGGGCGAAACCTTCACGAGGAACCGCAAATTCCCAATTTTGGAAAGCCGGGCAATGGACCCAAGCTCCGCGAAGGCTGTGTCGTTTGCATCGAACCCATGGTGAACATGGGCAAGTACTCCGTAAAAATGGCGTCCGATGGGTGGACCGCCTTAAGCGCTGATGGCAGCCGGTCCGCGCATTTTGAGCACACCGTCATCATCAATAAAGACGGCCCGGAAATTCTAAGCGTACCTCTCGGTAAAGAAGTGCCGGCTCTGGTGTAG
- the rmuC gene encoding DNA recombination protein RmuC, with product MIESLGDFDWAVALLLGFVAAWVTQQYRLSMAKMPTPEELEESERERTAETEAVARLKERAENLDQSLSKAQGEVEVLREENTGLHGKLAAAGQRAESQEKRLAEQKEELAAIQKKLTTEFENLANRILDEKSKKFVVQNKETIDKLLNPFSERIKEFRERVDKVHEEGIKDRAALNEQLKNLHLLNRKMTEEAQNLTTALKGQVKSQGNWGEMILERVLEKSGLVAGQEYITQAHLTDEEGRRYHPDVLVRLPEERHLIVDSKVSLVAYEACANEEDKEKSEQRLKEHVLSIRTHVTGLSKKSYESLYGINSPDFALMFVPIEPAFTMAMQADDALFDFAFGQGVVIVTPSTLLATLRTVANIWRQEKQTRNVLEIARRSGALYDKFVGFYADMEEIGKRLGKSQEAYDAAFSKLKTGRGNLVKSVEDIKTLGAKARKALPPDAVEDSLLEERTDESN from the coding sequence GTGATTGAGTCCTTGGGAGATTTTGACTGGGCGGTCGCTCTACTGCTTGGTTTTGTAGCGGCTTGGGTAACACAGCAGTACCGTTTGAGCATGGCAAAGATGCCGACTCCTGAGGAACTGGAAGAATCGGAGCGCGAGCGGACGGCAGAAACTGAAGCGGTGGCCCGACTAAAGGAGCGCGCGGAAAATCTAGACCAGTCCTTGTCCAAAGCCCAAGGCGAAGTGGAGGTATTGCGGGAAGAGAATACAGGCCTTCATGGAAAACTGGCGGCCGCGGGACAGCGGGCCGAATCGCAAGAGAAACGACTCGCTGAGCAAAAGGAGGAGCTCGCTGCGATTCAGAAGAAGCTCACTACTGAATTTGAAAACCTGGCCAACCGAATTCTGGACGAGAAGAGCAAGAAATTTGTCGTTCAGAATAAAGAGACCATAGACAAGCTGCTCAACCCATTCAGTGAACGGATAAAGGAATTTCGCGAACGAGTGGATAAAGTTCACGAAGAGGGGATCAAGGACCGGGCCGCTCTGAATGAGCAGCTCAAGAACTTGCACCTGCTGAACCGCAAAATGACGGAAGAGGCCCAAAATCTCACGACGGCATTAAAAGGGCAGGTTAAGTCGCAAGGGAATTGGGGTGAGATGATTCTTGAGCGCGTATTGGAAAAGTCAGGACTGGTTGCGGGACAGGAGTACATTACGCAAGCTCATCTAACCGACGAAGAGGGGCGACGATATCATCCTGATGTGCTTGTACGCTTGCCGGAAGAGCGTCATCTCATCGTTGATTCAAAGGTTAGCCTGGTTGCTTACGAGGCTTGCGCAAATGAGGAGGATAAGGAAAAATCGGAACAGCGACTTAAGGAGCACGTTCTTAGTATCCGGACTCATGTCACCGGTCTAAGCAAGAAGAGCTACGAATCGTTGTACGGGATCAACTCGCCCGATTTTGCTCTCATGTTCGTTCCGATCGAACCGGCCTTTACCATGGCCATGCAGGCCGACGACGCCCTTTTTGACTTCGCCTTTGGTCAAGGTGTAGTCATTGTGACGCCATCCACGCTACTCGCTACGCTGCGGACCGTTGCCAATATTTGGAGACAGGAAAAGCAGACCAGAAACGTGCTGGAGATCGCCCGCCGCAGTGGGGCATTGTACGACAAGTTTGTGGGCTTCTACGCCGATATGGAGGAGATCGGGAAACGCCTGGGCAAAAGCCAAGAGGCCTACGATGCCGCCTTTAGCAAACTCAAAACAGGGAGAGGAAACCTCGTCAAAAGCGTGGAAGATATCAAGACGCTGGGGGCGAAAGCAAGGAAGGCGCTCCCTCCTGATGCTGTCGAAGACTCTCTCTTGGAAGAGCGCACCGACGAGAGTAATTAA
- a CDS encoding metal-dependent transcriptional regulator — MASSTVENYIKQVYALQFEQGEGGIVGMGDLAASLGVTPGTATSMVKSLAKSNHVEYIPRVGVKLLEPGEKLALLVLRRHRLVELFLVEILGMEWHEIHEEAETLEHAISDRLLERIDNLLGNPKVDPHGDSIPSASGKIAKRDLIPLDQCDQGQVVIISRIEDQGEGFLQYLESNGLTPGIGVLVLARAGHAGILSVQFADGSQCTMGFPAARKIQVERRD; from the coding sequence ATGGCATCCAGTACCGTCGAGAACTATATTAAACAAGTTTATGCCCTTCAGTTTGAACAGGGCGAAGGGGGGATCGTTGGCATGGGTGATTTGGCAGCTTCGCTGGGAGTAACACCGGGTACGGCGACCTCAATGGTCAAGTCTCTCGCGAAATCCAATCATGTGGAGTACATCCCTCGCGTAGGTGTCAAGTTGTTGGAGCCTGGTGAGAAACTGGCCCTTCTAGTTTTGCGAAGACACCGATTGGTCGAGCTGTTTCTCGTAGAAATCCTGGGGATGGAGTGGCACGAGATTCATGAGGAAGCGGAAACCTTGGAGCACGCGATTTCCGACCGCCTTCTCGAGCGGATCGATAACTTGCTCGGAAATCCTAAAGTGGACCCGCATGGGGACTCGATCCCGTCGGCAAGCGGCAAGATCGCCAAGCGTGACCTGATTCCCTTGGATCAGTGCGATCAGGGTCAAGTGGTTATCATAAGCCGGATCGAGGACCAAGGGGAGGGCTTTCTCCAGTACCTCGAATCGAACGGCTTGACTCCGGGCATCGGAGTCTTGGTGTTGGCTCGGGCCGGACATGCAGGGATCTTGTCGGTGCAATTCGCAGACGGTAGCCAATGCACTATGGGGTTTCCTGCTGCTCGAAAAATTCAGGTAGAACGCCGTGATTGA
- a CDS encoding response regulator → MSQNLIVHIVEDDPSTRRLLENLTSLLGYETAGYDNGDEAWDAFAVESPQIVISDWKMPGKDGLELCRRLRQMRAENYTYFILVTAQRRSRANLELALDAGVDDFLKKPIGSDEIWNRLRVAERILGFNRQVKTLESLIPICSYCKKVRNETDLWEQIEQYVNQRTGADFTHSICPPCIEKHVRPQMDAYKKEQKAKRALSEP, encoded by the coding sequence ATGAGCCAAAACTTGATAGTTCACATCGTAGAGGACGATCCCTCGACCCGTCGTCTCCTCGAAAATCTCACCAGCTTGCTCGGCTATGAAACTGCCGGATATGACAATGGTGACGAGGCTTGGGACGCCTTTGCCGTCGAGAGCCCTCAGATCGTAATCAGCGACTGGAAAATGCCCGGAAAGGACGGGCTCGAGCTTTGCCGGCGTCTCCGTCAGATGCGTGCGGAAAACTATACCTACTTTATTCTCGTGACGGCTCAAAGAAGATCGCGGGCGAATCTTGAGCTAGCCCTAGATGCGGGGGTCGACGACTTTCTAAAAAAGCCGATTGGATCAGACGAAATCTGGAATCGCTTGCGAGTCGCCGAGCGCATACTTGGTTTTAACAGGCAGGTTAAGACCCTCGAAAGCTTAATACCCATTTGCTCCTACTGCAAAAAGGTCCGTAACGAGACCGACCTTTGGGAGCAAATCGAGCAGTATGTCAATCAGCGTACCGGAGCGGACTTCACGCATTCCATCTGCCCCCCTTGCATCGAAAAGCATGTTCGGCCCCAGATGGACGCCTACAAGAAGGAGCAAAAAGCGAAACGAGCCTTATCAGAGCCCTAG
- a CDS encoding Smr/MutS family protein: MEEPDPIEIPINGELDLHTFRPSDVKYLLEDYFDACEKKGIRQVRVIHGKGTGTLRETVHALLRKSDRVEGFRLGDEGSGSWGATLVRLK, encoded by the coding sequence GTGGAAGAGCCGGACCCCATTGAAATACCAATAAACGGAGAACTTGATTTGCATACGTTTCGGCCCTCTGATGTGAAGTATCTACTAGAGGACTATTTCGATGCCTGTGAAAAGAAGGGCATCCGTCAGGTCAGGGTGATTCATGGCAAGGGAACGGGAACGCTTCGGGAGACCGTGCATGCCCTTTTGCGAAAGTCAGATCGCGTGGAGGGCTTTAGGCTGGGTGACGAAGGTTCGGGTAGCTGGGGCGCGACCTTGGTCCGGCTCAAGTAG
- a CDS encoding energy transducer TonB yields the protein MKFWKTSITLATTILAATMVFSDQGENRNLLPPVPIYKVSPKHPDDLYARAIEGKAVIAVTVDIFGGATKPKVETATHPDFGIAASQAASEWIFEPATKDGVPIESRVKLPFAFEIAFEHKFNVEMGREIFVKLNHTVVPSSELDKDPLPNYVPPFSNFYPENFRNSGKSAAVNLEFVIAPNGEVLNPRILSITTYGFEKAALQAISSMKYRPVVVDGKPAYVSMIRPIQLTE from the coding sequence ATGAAATTCTGGAAAACATCGATCACTCTAGCGACTACGATTCTAGCCGCAACGATGGTTTTTTCCGATCAGGGGGAAAACCGCAACCTGCTTCCCCCGGTTCCGATTTACAAAGTGTCGCCCAAACACCCGGACGACCTCTACGCTAGAGCAATCGAGGGTAAAGCAGTAATCGCGGTTACCGTGGATATATTTGGCGGCGCGACAAAACCGAAAGTGGAAACCGCGACCCATCCGGATTTCGGGATCGCCGCATCTCAAGCCGCATCCGAATGGATCTTCGAGCCAGCGACAAAGGACGGCGTTCCGATCGAATCACGCGTCAAGCTGCCTTTTGCGTTCGAAATCGCGTTCGAACACAAATTCAACGTTGAGATGGGTCGCGAGATATTCGTCAAACTAAACCATACCGTTGTGCCTTCGTCAGAGCTCGACAAGGATCCACTGCCTAACTACGTGCCTCCTTTCTCCAACTTTTATCCGGAAAATTTCCGGAATAGCGGGAAGTCCGCCGCCGTAAATCTCGAGTTCGTCATCGCGCCTAACGGTGAAGTTCTGAATCCCCGTATCCTCTCGATCACTACGTATGGGTTTGAAAAAGCGGCCCTCCAAGCAATTAGCAGCATGAAGTACCGCCCTGTAGTCGTGGATGGCAAACCAGCTTATGTATCCATGATTCGCCCAATCCAGCTTACGGAGTGA